In Rattus rattus isolate New Zealand chromosome 3, Rrattus_CSIRO_v1, whole genome shotgun sequence, one genomic interval encodes:
- the Prcc gene encoding proline-rich protein PRCC: protein MSLVAYASSDDSEPDEPEPEPEEEDVAAPMSGPTLGGLFASLPAPKGPALLHPPPQMLAPAFPPPLLLPPPTGDPRLQPPPPLPFGLGGFPPPAGVSPAEAAGVGEGLGLPSPQGPGLSLPPAVGSVGPPLGLPKPKKRTEPVRIAAPELHKGDSDSEEDEPAKKKVVPQGSGEGTGLSALLPQPKNLTVKETNRLLLPHAFSRKPSDVSSDAKPSRLASKTKSASLAPVLGTTTTTPSPSAIKAAAKSAALQVTKQITQEDDDSDEEVAPENFFSLPDKAEPPGVEPYPYPVPTVPEELPPGTEPEPAFQDDAANAPLEFKMAAGSSGAPWMPKPGDDYSYNQFSTYGDANAAGAYYQDYYSGGYYPAPDPALVPSQEIAPDASFIDDEAFKRLQGKRNRGREEINFVEIKGDDQLSGAQQWMTKSLTEEKTMKSFSKKKGEQPTGQQRRKHQITYLIHQAKERELELKNTWSENKLSRRQTQAKYGF, encoded by the exons ATGTCTCTGGTTGCTTATGCCAGCAGCGACGATAGTGAGCCGGatgagccggagccggagccggaggAAGAGGATGTGGCGGCTCCTATGTCCGGGCCCACTTTAGGAGGCCTGTTCGCTTCTCTTCCCGCACCCAAAGGTCCGGCCTTGCTGCACCCGCCCCCCCAGATGCTGGCCCCAGCCTTTCCCCCGCCGCTTTTGTTGCCCCCGCCCACCGGAGACCCCAGGCTGCAGCCGCCTCCACCTTTGCCCTTTGGCCTGGGCGGCTTCCCGCCACCTGCAGGAGTGAGCCCTGCCGAAGCTgcaggagttggggaggggctggggctgcCATCGCCTCAAGGCCCTGGTCTCAGCCTGCCCCCAGCTGTGGGCAGTGTCGGACCCCCCTTGGGGCTTCCCAAGCCAAAGAAGAGAACCGAGCCTGTTAGGATAGCGGCGCCGGAGCTGCATAAGGGCGAT TCAGATTCTGAGGAAGATGAACCTGCAAAGAAGAAAGTTGTCCCGCAG GGATCCGGCGAGGGAACTGGTTTGTCTGCCTTGCTTCCCCAACCTAAAAACCTGACTGTGAAAGAGACTAACAGGTtgctcctgccccatgccttctCCCGGAAACCCTCAGATGTCTCCTCAGATGCTAAGCCCTCTAGACTGGCTTCTAAGACCAAGTCCGCCTCACTTGCTCCTGTTTTGGGTACCACAACCACCACTCCATCACCCTCTGCCATCAAGGCTGCTGCCAAGAGTGCTGCCCTGCAGGTGACAAAGCAGATTACACAGGAGGATGATGACAGCGATGAGGAAGTTGCTCCTGAGaactttttctccctccctgacAAGGCTGAGCCACCTGGAGTTGAGCCATACCCTTAccctgtccccactgtccctGAAGAGCTGCCTCCAGGCACAGAACCAGAACCAGCTTTCCAGGACGATGCAGCCAATGCCCCCCTTGAGTTTAAGATGGCAGCAGGGTCAAGTGGGGCTCCCTGGATGCCGAAGCCTGGGGACGACTACAGCTACAATCAGTTTTCCACATATGGCGATGCCAATGCCGCTGGTGCTTATTATCAG GATTATTACAGTGGTGGCTACTACCCTGCACCGGACCCGGCTCTGGTCCCTTCCCAGGAAATTGCCCCTGATGCCTCCTTCATTGATGATGAAGCA tttaagCGGCTACAGGGCAAGAGGAACCGAGGGAGAGAGGAAATCAACTTTGTGGAGATCAAAGGTGATGACCAGCTCAGTGGGGCTCAGCAGTGGATGACCAAGTCActgacagaagagaaaaccaTGAAGTCCTTCAGCAAA aAGAAAGGTGAGCAACCAACTGGCCAGCAGCGGAGGAAACACCAGATCACATATCTGATTCATCAG GCTAAGGAGCGGGAGCTGGAGTTGAAGAACACGTGGTCAGAAAACAAGCTCAGTCGCCGGCAGACCCAAGCCAAATATGGATTCTAG